The Phycisphaeraceae bacterium genome has a window encoding:
- a CDS encoding SRPBCC family protein: MPFAAVTCRFDHPQDQVWSALSDFATAPERISGITEIEMLTPGPVGKGTRFRESRLVMKKKATETMEVTEWNPPHSYTLDCRSCGCQYRFTVSCRTDGSGTGVELSFDATPLTFMARVMSFLMGRMMKGMCLKAFTKDMDDVRTWLDSRGASAASPQPA, translated from the coding sequence ATGCCTTTCGCCGCCGTGACATGCCGCTTCGATCATCCGCAGGATCAAGTCTGGTCCGCGTTGTCCGACTTCGCCACGGCTCCGGAGCGAATCTCCGGCATCACCGAGATCGAGATGCTGACGCCCGGTCCGGTCGGCAAGGGCACGCGATTCCGTGAGTCGCGCCTCGTGATGAAGAAGAAGGCGACGGAAACGATGGAAGTGACCGAGTGGAACCCGCCGCACTCGTACACGCTGGACTGCCGTTCCTGCGGTTGTCAGTATCGGTTTACCGTTTCGTGCCGCACGGATGGTTCAGGCACAGGAGTGGAACTGTCCTTCGACGCCACGCCGCTCACGTTCATGGCCAGGGTCATGTCGTTCCTGATGGGGCGCATGATGAAGGGGATGTGCCTGAAGGCCTTCACGAAGGATATGGACGACGTGAGGACGTGGCTGGACAGTCGGGGAGCGTCGGCGGCTTCGCCCCAGCCGGCGTGA
- a CDS encoding DUF3052 family protein, whose translation MAGYSNTPLPRKLGLKPGLSVALLHAPSDFEQTLHPVPEGVTFRRNPRTPCDLAIWFVESKRDLAAGLRRARRVMGAGLWICWPKKASGRQTDLGEALVRETALADGLVDYKICAVDDTWSGLKFAVRR comes from the coding sequence ATGGCTGGCTATTCCAACACACCGCTGCCCAGGAAACTGGGGCTGAAACCGGGCCTGTCCGTCGCGCTGCTGCACGCGCCGAGCGACTTTGAGCAGACGCTTCATCCGGTGCCTGAGGGCGTCACGTTTCGACGCAACCCGCGCACACCGTGCGACCTGGCGATCTGGTTCGTCGAATCGAAGCGCGATCTTGCCGCGGGGCTGCGCCGCGCCCGCCGCGTCATGGGCGCGGGATTGTGGATCTGCTGGCCCAAGAAGGCCTCCGGCCGGCAGACCGATCTGGGCGAGGCGCTGGTGCGCGAGACCGCGCTGGCTGACGGGCTCGTGGACTACAAGATCTGCGCCGTGGATGACACCTGGTCGGGGCTCAAGTTCGCGGTGCGGCGGTAG
- the rbfA gene encoding 30S ribosome-binding factor RbfA codes for MSIRAQQVGSEIHEAVQMALSRGDLHDPRIRGLITVTGVTVTDDLAEAQVSVSVLPAVHAELTMHGLRSAAPLLRREVTRRVRMRTVPRLTFRLDDSLKKQAAVAAAIREAVGDAPADAAAPSADVQDHPGGDESS; via the coding sequence ATGAGCATCCGCGCTCAGCAGGTCGGCTCCGAGATCCACGAGGCGGTGCAGATGGCCCTGTCGCGAGGCGATCTTCATGACCCGCGCATCCGCGGCCTGATCACCGTGACCGGCGTCACCGTCACCGACGATCTGGCCGAAGCGCAGGTGTCGGTTTCGGTGCTGCCCGCGGTCCACGCCGAACTCACCATGCACGGGCTTCGTTCCGCCGCGCCGCTGCTGCGCCGCGAAGTGACCAGAAGGGTGCGGATGCGAACCGTTCCGCGGTTGACCTTCCGGCTCGACGATTCCCTCAAGAAGCAGGCGGCGGTTGCGGCGGCCATCCGCGAGGCGGTCGGCGACGCGCCGGCCGACGCCGCGGCGCCCAGCGCGGACGTGCAAGACCATCCAGGCGGAGACGAGTCGTCATGA
- the infB gene encoding translation initiation factor IF-2 has translation MAKTLRIHNIAKELGVDSKDIVAKCQAEDIPDITNHMSTVSVGLAATIREWFSNTGGVATAVEKGPPVDVTRVRAKARKRSRKAETAQSDVEADVVNESEEASADEPVVSIASAPVVELPDTVTPSVVAAPEAPPAAVAIAEAGAGLTVADESAKAEAGSAAPVVQSPPTAPRKAVRAPERQSAAPAAPERPVVMNVPQRPKVVKPVGPILEQPLKTKLSGPKVIRVEAPDVLPTPRARTERARPGEAPGSSRPPSKGGRGAGQHGPLADDGESGRGASRRNKRRAPETDSRRSARGAGPGAGDDAGSFNWREQDLLEREERLSRSGGFFRTHRRDIQKRGQQVVRASTAAETGGAVKISEPITVKELSAATGVKAADIIKKLMLGGMMVNINAVLPADKAIEVMLGFGIELDIAAQKSAEEEIQQAFASRQMRDPRLRPPVVTILGHVDHGKTSLLDKIRNTNIAAGEAGGITQSTRAFRVPVRAGDTDREIVFFDTPGHEAFTEMRARGARVTDLVVLVVAADDGVMPQTVESINHARAAGVPILVALNKIDKPEATESNIQRIYGQLAEHGLNPVEWGGDTEVVKTNALTGQGVQELLDLIDYQAQLHEWKADFAGPAEGTVIEAKMEEGRGAVAQILVQQGMLKRGDFIVLGRAYGRVRDIVNDRGARVESAGPSTPVAISGIDVLPDAGDKFYVVDSLQAAEQAAEERRHQERERELAQPRVTLDNIFERLAQSERKELRLIVKADVQGSLETLRKTLGDMKVSDVSVIVLHSGVGGVNESDITLAEASGAIIVGFNVTSSAKARQLADSKGIDIRLYDVIYNIMDDIEKAAKGLLAPEHRLEVLGHAEVRQVFRISKVGLIAGCYVTDGVIERNSQIRVTRGGIVVEKDRRLEQLKRFKDDVKEVRAGQECGMKIDGYDDIKEGDILECYKTVEVTRA, from the coding sequence TTGGCCAAGACATTGCGGATCCACAACATCGCCAAGGAACTCGGCGTCGATTCCAAGGACATCGTCGCCAAGTGCCAGGCGGAAGACATCCCCGACATCACGAACCACATGTCCACCGTTTCGGTGGGACTTGCGGCCACGATCCGCGAGTGGTTCAGCAACACCGGGGGCGTGGCGACGGCGGTGGAGAAGGGGCCGCCGGTGGATGTCACGCGCGTCCGAGCCAAGGCGCGAAAGCGATCACGGAAAGCGGAAACCGCTCAGTCCGATGTCGAGGCCGATGTCGTCAATGAATCCGAGGAGGCGAGCGCGGACGAGCCAGTGGTGTCGATTGCGTCGGCTCCGGTCGTGGAACTACCGGACACGGTAACGCCTTCGGTTGTCGCCGCGCCGGAAGCGCCGCCGGCAGCCGTTGCCATCGCTGAAGCAGGCGCCGGGCTGACGGTCGCGGACGAGTCCGCCAAGGCGGAGGCGGGTTCGGCGGCTCCGGTAGTCCAGTCACCGCCGACAGCCCCGCGCAAGGCGGTTCGGGCGCCGGAGCGGCAATCGGCGGCTCCCGCAGCGCCGGAGCGTCCCGTCGTCATGAACGTGCCCCAGCGGCCCAAGGTGGTCAAGCCGGTGGGTCCGATCCTGGAGCAGCCGCTCAAGACCAAGCTGTCCGGGCCGAAGGTCATCCGCGTCGAGGCCCCGGATGTGCTGCCCACGCCCCGCGCTCGCACGGAGCGCGCCCGTCCCGGTGAAGCGCCTGGCTCATCCCGTCCGCCATCCAAGGGAGGACGAGGGGCGGGCCAGCATGGTCCCCTGGCGGACGACGGTGAATCCGGTCGCGGCGCGTCGCGCCGCAACAAGCGTCGCGCCCCGGAGACGGATTCCCGGCGCTCCGCACGCGGCGCGGGACCGGGGGCCGGCGACGACGCAGGATCATTCAACTGGCGCGAACAGGATCTGCTCGAGCGCGAGGAGCGGCTGAGCCGCTCGGGCGGGTTCTTCCGAACCCACCGGCGCGACATCCAGAAGCGCGGACAGCAGGTCGTGCGCGCCAGCACCGCGGCGGAGACGGGCGGCGCCGTGAAGATCAGCGAGCCCATCACCGTCAAGGAGCTGTCGGCGGCCACGGGCGTCAAGGCGGCGGACATCATCAAGAAGCTGATGCTGGGCGGCATGATGGTCAACATCAACGCCGTACTCCCCGCCGACAAGGCGATTGAAGTGATGCTGGGATTCGGCATCGAGCTTGACATCGCGGCGCAGAAGTCGGCGGAGGAGGAGATTCAGCAGGCCTTCGCCAGCCGGCAGATGCGCGACCCGCGCCTGCGGCCCCCGGTGGTGACGATCCTGGGTCACGTCGACCACGGCAAGACTTCGCTGCTGGACAAGATTCGCAACACCAACATCGCCGCCGGCGAGGCGGGCGGGATCACGCAGTCCACCCGCGCCTTCCGCGTGCCGGTGCGCGCGGGCGACACCGATCGCGAAATCGTCTTCTTCGACACGCCGGGCCACGAGGCCTTCACCGAGATGCGCGCCCGCGGCGCCAGAGTCACCGATCTGGTGGTGCTCGTGGTGGCGGCGGACGACGGCGTAATGCCGCAGACCGTCGAGTCGATCAATCACGCCAGGGCGGCGGGCGTGCCGATCCTGGTGGCCCTCAACAAGATCGACAAGCCCGAGGCCACCGAGTCGAACATCCAGCGCATCTACGGGCAGCTCGCCGAGCACGGGCTCAACCCCGTGGAGTGGGGCGGCGACACCGAAGTCGTCAAGACCAACGCGCTCACCGGTCAGGGCGTGCAGGAACTGCTCGACCTGATCGACTACCAGGCGCAACTGCACGAATGGAAGGCGGATTTCGCCGGACCCGCCGAGGGAACGGTGATCGAAGCCAAGATGGAGGAGGGTCGCGGCGCGGTGGCGCAGATCCTGGTCCAGCAGGGGATGCTCAAGCGCGGGGACTTCATCGTGCTGGGGCGCGCCTATGGGCGCGTGCGCGACATCGTCAACGATCGCGGGGCCCGCGTGGAGTCCGCCGGGCCGTCCACACCCGTGGCCATCTCCGGCATCGACGTGCTTCCCGACGCCGGCGACAAGTTCTACGTGGTGGATTCGCTGCAGGCCGCCGAGCAGGCGGCGGAGGAGCGACGCCACCAGGAGCGCGAGCGTGAACTGGCCCAGCCGCGCGTCACGCTGGACAACATCTTCGAGCGTCTGGCCCAGAGCGAGCGAAAGGAGCTGCGGCTCATCGTCAAGGCCGATGTGCAGGGTTCGCTCGAGACGCTGCGCAAAACGCTGGGCGACATGAAGGTGTCGGACGTGTCGGTGATCGTGCTCCACTCCGGCGTGGGCGGCGTCAACGAGTCCGACATCACGCTGGCCGAGGCCTCCGGCGCCATCATCGTCGGGTTCAACGTCACGTCCAGCGCCAAGGCGCGGCAGCTGGCCGACTCCAAGGGCATCGACATCCGGCTCTACGACGTCATCTACAACATCATGGATGACATCGAGAAGGCGGCCAAGGGCCTGCTGGCGCCGGAGCATCGCCTCGAAGTGCTGGGACACGCCGAGGTCCGCCAGGTCTTCCGAATCTCCAAGGTCGGCCTCATCGCCGGCTGCTACGTCACCGACGGCGTCATCGAGCGCAACAGCCAGATCCGCGTCACGCGCGGCGGCATCGTGGTCGAGAAGGATCGACGGCTGGAGCAGCTCAAGCGCTTCAAGGACGACGTCAAGGAGGTCCGCGCCGGTCAGGAGTGCGGCATGAAGATCGACGGCTACGACGATATCAAGGAAGGCGACATCCTCGAATGCTACAAGACGGTCGAGGTGACCCGGGCGTGA
- a CDS encoding YebC/PmpR family DNA-binding transcriptional regulator, whose translation MAGHSAWANIKHRKARQDKLRGKAWSKCSRAILSAARQGGGDPKFNVTLRYAIDEAKAANMPKDTIEKLIKKATGAGADAESFTHVRYEGYAPGGVAMIIDCLTDNVQRTAPIMRSTLEKAGGNLGKPGAVAFGFSQKGLFLIESEKVAEDRLMEIALEAGAEDVSDSGGAWQVTCDPASFHVVKDALEAAGIEPGSAEITMIPSTTVACDGPTGEKVMRLISALEENDDVQKVYHNAEIPDEVLAVMG comes from the coding sequence ATGGCCGGTCACAGTGCATGGGCCAACATCAAGCATCGCAAGGCGCGGCAGGACAAGCTGCGAGGCAAGGCGTGGTCCAAGTGCAGCCGGGCGATTCTTTCGGCGGCGCGGCAGGGGGGCGGCGACCCCAAGTTCAACGTCACCCTTCGCTACGCCATCGACGAGGCGAAGGCCGCCAACATGCCCAAGGACACCATTGAAAAACTCATCAAGAAGGCCACTGGCGCCGGCGCCGACGCCGAGAGTTTCACCCACGTGCGCTACGAGGGGTACGCACCGGGCGGCGTGGCGATGATCATCGACTGTCTGACCGACAATGTGCAGCGCACCGCGCCGATCATGCGCTCCACCCTGGAAAAGGCGGGGGGCAACCTGGGCAAGCCGGGGGCGGTGGCCTTCGGGTTCTCTCAGAAGGGCCTTTTCCTGATCGAATCGGAGAAGGTCGCCGAGGATCGGCTCATGGAAATCGCCCTGGAGGCCGGGGCCGAGGACGTGTCCGACTCCGGCGGGGCGTGGCAGGTGACGTGCGACCCCGCCTCGTTTCACGTGGTGAAGGACGCCCTGGAGGCCGCCGGCATCGAGCCCGGATCAGCCGAAATCACCATGATCCCGTCCACCACTGTTGCGTGCGATGGCCCGACGGGGGAGAAGGTCATGCGGCTCATCAGCGCGCTCGAGGAGAACGACGACGTGCAGAAGGTGTATCACAACGCCGAGATCCCGGACGAGGTGCTGGCGGTGATGGGCTGA